In Ruania zhangjianzhongii, the following proteins share a genomic window:
- a CDS encoding MerR family transcriptional regulator produces the protein MSQAGAAARGEQPSGDEEESAWPFGVSRTPTMTIGSALSILQREFPAVRVSKIRFLEDQGLVSPHRTPSGYRTYSQADVERLRFCLAAQRDSFLPWKVVRERLAELDQGGPDVPAPGARVVTEDGDLVTTDTPSRLTADQVAERAGCEASAVDALTRGGLLTADAGGKYPPVAVEIATLAGQLAEHGIDHRHLRTVRTAADRQVDLIEQIVAPVRSQRSGPSASGARARSHALGSELAKTFTALHTALLRSAVDRLE, from the coding sequence GTGAGCCAGGCCGGAGCCGCCGCCCGAGGGGAGCAGCCCTCCGGGGACGAAGAAGAGTCCGCGTGGCCGTTCGGGGTCTCCCGGACCCCGACGATGACGATCGGCTCCGCACTGAGCATCCTGCAACGGGAGTTCCCGGCGGTCCGGGTGTCGAAGATCCGGTTCCTGGAGGACCAAGGCCTGGTCAGCCCGCACCGAACCCCGTCCGGGTACCGCACCTACTCCCAGGCCGACGTCGAACGGCTGCGGTTCTGCCTCGCGGCGCAGCGGGACTCGTTCCTGCCGTGGAAAGTGGTCCGGGAGCGGCTCGCCGAGCTGGACCAGGGCGGCCCGGACGTCCCGGCACCCGGTGCGCGGGTGGTCACCGAGGACGGCGACCTGGTCACCACAGACACGCCCTCCCGGCTCACCGCCGACCAGGTGGCCGAACGTGCCGGCTGCGAGGCCTCGGCGGTGGATGCGCTTACCCGCGGCGGGCTGCTGACTGCCGATGCCGGCGGGAAGTATCCGCCGGTCGCGGTGGAGATCGCCACCCTGGCCGGCCAGCTTGCCGAGCACGGCATCGACCACCGGCACCTGCGGACGGTGCGCACTGCTGCCGATCGGCAGGTCGACCTGATCGAGCAGATCGTTGCCCCGGTCCGGTCCCAGCGCAGCGGTCCGTCGGCCAGTGGAGCGCGTGCTCGTTCCCATGCGCTGGGCAGTGAGCTGGCGAAGACCTTCACCGCTCTGCACACGGCGCTGCTGCGTTCGGCGGTCGACCGGCTGGAGTAG
- a CDS encoding FHA domain-containing protein: MTAPEDETNPTGPDSTPGSPAPHTTAALGRITPADYEELAPGSIDASDRTAVEALPPHSALLIVQHGPNAGARFLLDAPRVTSGRDPAADIFLDDVTVSRKHAEFVGEAGQFTVRDIGSLNGTYVNRSRIDDAVLHAGDEVQIGKYRLTFHPSPRRGEDSAASAPSSEQ; encoded by the coding sequence ATGACAGCACCGGAAGATGAGACGAACCCGACGGGTCCGGACTCCACCCCCGGCAGCCCAGCGCCCCACACCACGGCAGCCCTGGGCCGGATCACCCCAGCCGACTACGAGGAGCTGGCTCCGGGCTCGATCGACGCCAGCGACCGCACTGCGGTCGAGGCGCTGCCCCCGCACTCGGCACTACTGATCGTCCAGCACGGGCCGAACGCCGGAGCCCGGTTCCTTCTGGACGCCCCCCGGGTGACCTCCGGCCGCGACCCGGCCGCCGACATCTTCCTCGATGACGTCACGGTCTCCCGCAAGCACGCCGAGTTCGTCGGCGAGGCCGGGCAGTTCACCGTCCGGGACATCGGCAGCCTGAACGGCACCTACGTGAACAGGTCCCGGATCGACGACGCCGTGCTGCACGCTGGCGACGAGGTACAGATCGGCAAGTATCGATTGACGTTCCACCCCAGTCCACGCCGTGGTGAGGACTCGGCGGCCTCGGCCCCATCCTCCGAACAGTGA
- a CDS encoding DUF881 domain-containing protein, which produces MNARHSSSTPEPADDGGVERTRTPGAEHGEAGPPQPANRRGSGRSLRAQLLIALMSVLLGIGIVAQVRQTQDDEFAALRQDDLVRLMDEVTERNEQLTEERTQLRRDLAALSSGSGDRQVAEDYARLQAILAGTVPVEGSGIVVTVEAGENSVDAQRMVHMVEEMRNAGAEAIAVSGQRLTASSAFVDTVDGVEVDGQLVSSPQEWRVIGSPETLAVALDIPGGALASMRTAGATVELVERDLVQITAVRDVSDPEYATPTDPEE; this is translated from the coding sequence ATGAACGCCCGGCACTCCTCGAGCACTCCCGAACCCGCTGACGACGGCGGGGTCGAGAGGACGCGCACGCCCGGTGCAGAGCACGGTGAGGCGGGTCCGCCTCAGCCGGCCAACCGGCGCGGTAGCGGACGTTCGCTCCGGGCCCAGCTGCTGATCGCCCTGATGAGCGTGCTGCTCGGAATCGGGATCGTCGCGCAGGTGCGCCAGACCCAGGACGACGAGTTCGCTGCCCTCCGGCAGGACGACCTGGTGCGGCTGATGGACGAGGTGACCGAGCGCAACGAACAGCTCACCGAGGAACGCACCCAGCTGCGCCGCGACCTTGCCGCGCTCTCCTCCGGCTCGGGGGACCGCCAGGTGGCGGAGGACTATGCCCGCCTGCAGGCGATCCTGGCCGGCACCGTGCCGGTGGAGGGGTCCGGGATCGTGGTCACCGTGGAGGCAGGAGAGAACTCCGTGGATGCGCAGCGGATGGTGCACATGGTGGAGGAGATGCGCAACGCAGGCGCCGAAGCGATCGCGGTCTCCGGGCAGCGGCTGACCGCCTCGTCGGCGTTCGTGGACACAGTGGACGGGGTCGAGGTGGACGGACAGCTGGTCAGCTCACCGCAGGAGTGGCGAGTGATCGGCAGCCCGGAGACCCTCGCCGTGGCGCTGGACATCCCCGGCGGCGCGCTGGCGAGCATGCGCACCGCCGGTGCCACCGTCGAGCTGGTCGAGCGCGATCTGGTGCAGATCACCGCTGTGCGTGACGTGAGTGACCCGGAGTATGCAACGCCGACCGATCCTGAGGAGTGA
- a CDS encoding small basic family protein — MIAVAGLIVGVVLGLILQPSVPVDLQPYLPIAVVAALDALFGAVRARLEDVFDERVFVTSFLFNVVIAALLVFLGDQLGVGSQLSTAVVVVLGIRIFSNAASIRRHVFKA, encoded by the coding sequence ATGATCGCCGTGGCCGGCCTGATCGTGGGGGTGGTGCTCGGCCTCATCCTGCAGCCTTCCGTCCCGGTCGACCTGCAGCCCTACCTGCCGATCGCGGTGGTCGCAGCACTGGACGCGTTGTTCGGCGCCGTACGCGCTCGGCTGGAGGACGTCTTCGACGAGCGGGTCTTCGTCACCTCGTTCCTGTTCAACGTGGTGATCGCCGCACTGTTGGTCTTCCTCGGTGACCAGCTGGGTGTCGGCTCCCAGCTCAGCACGGCCGTGGTGGTGGTGCTGGGGATCAGGATCTTCTCCAATGCGGCCTCGATCCGCCGGCATGTCTTCAAGGCATGA